The Archangium primigenium genomic interval GCGGGGGCCGGGGCGGCTGAGCGGATGGGTGGGGGCGCGGCCCCTGGCGGCGCGCGCGGCCTGTGGGGGGCTCGTGGTGGGGGGCCTCGCGCTCGTGCACCCGGCGGTGTGGGGCACCGGGCACGAGGCCATCAACGCCGCCGCGGCGCGGGGCCTGTCGCTGGGGCTGTTGACGGCGGGCTGCGCGCTCAAGCTGGTGGCCACGACCATCACCCTGGGCTCGGGAGGCTCGGGGGGCACGTTCTTCCCCATGACGGTGATGGGGGCCCTGGCGGGCGGGGCCTTCGGCGAGGTGCTGCACGCGCTCTGGCCCGGGGCCACGGCGCCCAGCGGGGCCTACGCCCTGGTGGGCATGGGCGGCGCGGTGGCGGCGCTCACGCGCGGGCCCCTCACGGGCCTGATGATGGTGTACGAGCTGAGCGGCGACTACGCCATCATCCTGCCGCTGATGGTGACGTGCACGCTCGCCTCGGCGCTGTGCCATGCGCTCGTGGAGCGGCGCGCGGCGGTGGAGCCCTCCCGGCTCCGGCGCCGGCCCATCGACTGCCTGGTGCGCTGGGGCGAGCCCGAGGCCGCCACGCTCCCGGGCGCGGAGGGGGCCCCCCTGCCGGTGCGCACGTGCGTGGTGGACGCGCTGGGCGTCATGGACATCCGGGGCGTGGACACGCTGCCCGTGCGGGACGGGGCGCGCCGGGGGCGGGTGACCCGGGAGGACCTGCGGCGCTTCCTCCAGGGGGGCCGCGCGGACTCAGGGCAGACGTGAGCTCCAGCCGCGGTCCGGCGCGCACCGGTCACCCAGGCGCACGAGGGCGAACGGGCCCTGGGTGGCCACCACCGTGCCCGCGCCGGACAGGCCCGTGGGGGTGATGACGTAGTTGTAGACGCCCGCGCCGCGCCCGGGCCCCTGGCCGGAGTAGAGCGGCACGTCCCGGTGGAAGTAGCTGTAGCCGCCGCTCCAGGCCACGTGCAGGCGCTCGAGCTTGAGGCCACACACGTCCGGCTGGTGGCCGGCGGCGATGAGCAGCCGGTTGACGGTGCCGAAGTCGTCCCAGGCGCTCGCCCGGGGCTTCTCGTGCTCGTACTGGCCGATGTCCCCGAAGGTGAGCCGTCCGGTGCGCGTGGCGGACAGGCCCGCGAGCACCCCGAGCCCGAGCGGCAGGGCGAGCCGCACCGGCGAGGGGGGCAGGGCGCCGCGGAGCACCTCCAGCCCCACCCCCGCGAGCGCCGCGAACACGGGCAGCACGGGCAAAAGGAAGCGCAGCTCCTTGTGGGGCTGCAGCGCGTGGAGCAGCCAGAAGGCGAGCGCGAGCAGGAAGAGCCCCGGGGCCCGCCGCGCCGCGAGCACGCCCAGGCCGAGCGTCACGAGGCACAGCGTGGGCCCCAGGGAGCGCGCGAGCACCACGTGGTAGTAGGCGAAGGGCGCGGTGCCCCAGTTGGACGCCATGCCGCGCACCAGGTTGAAGTCCAGGTAGACGCGGGCGGACTGGAACCAGTGGCCCCAGGTGAGCCGGTCCATCAGCCCCAGCACCCCGGCCCACACGACGAGCACCCCCAGGGCCTCCCCCGTCCGGCGCCACTCGCGCCGGGCGCCCAGCACCCCGAGCAGCGCCACGCAGAAGACGCCGTTCTGCAGCCGCAGGAGCACCGCCACCCCCAAGAGCGACGCCCCCCCGAGCACCGCCCGGCGCGAGGCCCCCGGGCTCAGGGCCAGCGCGAGCCCGAGCACCACGGGCAGCGCCGAGGCGTTCTCGCTCAGGGCCCGGGGGGCGAAGTACACCGGCACCGACCCCAGCGCGAAGAGCGCCGCCCCCGCCGCGGCCGTCAGCGTGGACGCCCCATACCCCCGCGCCAGCCGCCAGGTGCCCCAGGCCGTTGCGGCCCCCATCAATCCGAACACACTCCGGGTGAGGCCCAGGTAGCCCCGGGGCTCGGGCAGCCCCAGCGCCCGGGACAGCTCGAAGCACGCGGCCACCAGCGCCGGCAGCACCCACGTCCGGGCGCCCTCGATGTACTCCCAGGCCCTCAGGCCGTAGCCGAAGACGAGCCGGTGGGCGGGCTCCAGGCTCTGGTACACCTCGTCCGGCCAGTACAGCCCGTCCTCGGACAGGGCCCAGCCCACCCGGAGCGCGGCGCCCACCCCCAGCACCACCCCGAGCAGCACGAGGCCGAGGCGCCGCTCCGTGGGGGACTCCACGGAGTCCTCCATGGGGGACTCCGGGGGGGGGGCGTCGGGATGGGGGAAGGAGGCAGGCATGAAGGGTTCACCACGCAAAAGGCCCGTCGGGTGATATTCCACGGGGGGCCGATGAACTCTATCCGCGTATCCCAGCTGCTCGAAGACCGCGAGTTCGACCTCCAGCTCACGCTGGTGGCCGGCGAGCGCGGTCGGCAGCGGCGCATCAACTCCTCGCGCATCCAGAAGCCCGGACTGGCGCTCACGGGCTTCACCGAGCACCTGCACCCCCACCGCGTCCAGGTCTTCGGCAACACGGAGGTGTCCTACCTGCTGACGCTCCCGCTCGAGCGGCAGCACGAGGTGCTCGACTCGCTCTTCGAGGAGGAGCTGGCGTGCATCGTGGTGACCAAGGGCATCGAGCCGCCCCCGGCCCTGAGCGAGGCGTGCGAGAAGGCCGGGCTCACGCTCATGCGCACCCCGCTGCTCTCCAGCGCCTTCATCCAGCAGGTGCAGGCCTTCCTGGACGAGTCGCTCACCGAGTCGAGCAGCCTGCACGGCGTGCTCATCGACGTGTTCGGCGTGGGCATCCTCCTGCTCGGCAAGAGCGGCATCGGCAAGAGCGAGATCGCCCTGGACCTGGTGATGCGGGGCCACCGGCTGGTGGCCGATGACATCGTGGACGTGACGCGCCGGCGCCAGGGCGTCTACGGCACGGGCAACGCCGTCATCCGCCACCACATGGAGATCCGCGGCCTGGGCATCATCAACGTGAAGGACCTGTTCGGCGTGTCCGCGGTGCGCGAGCGCAAGCTCATCGAGCTCGTCATCGAGCTGCACGAGTGGGATCCGAACCAGGAGTATGACCGCCTGGGCGTGGAGGACCGCTTCATGAACATCGTGGGCGTGGACGTCCCGCTCTCGGTGGTGCCCGTGCGCCCGGGCCGCAACATGACGACCATCATCGAGGTGGCCGCGCGCAACCAGCTGCTCAAGCAGCAGGGCCACCACTCGGCGCGCGAGTTCGCCGAGCGTCTCAACCGCGCCATCGCCGAGGGGGCGACGCGCCGCTCCAAGCGGGAGGAAGTCGAGTGAGCAACACCCCGGCCAAGCACATCGTCGTCATCACGGGCATGTCCGGCTCGGGCAAGTCCACCGCCATCCGCGCCCTGGAGGACGTGGGCTTCTTCTGCATCGACAACCTGCCCGTGCTGCTCTTGCCCAAGCTCACCGAACTCGCCGGCGGCGGCCAGTTCGAGCACCTGGCCATCGTGGTGGACGCGCGCGAGGGCATCTTCCTGCACGAGGCGCCGCGCATCCTCGATGACGTGCGCCGCGTGGGCCACCACGTGGAGGTGCTCTTCCTGGACGCGAGCGACGACAGCCTCATCCGCCGCTTCAGCGAGACGCGCCGCCGCCATCCGCTCGCGCCCCAGGGCACCGTGGCCGAGGGCCTGCACGCCGAGCGCCTGCGGCTCAAGGATCTGCGCGAGCTGGCCGACCAGGTCATCGACTCGTCGGTGCTCAACGTGCACGACTTGAAGCGCATGGTGCAGGGGCGCTTCAACCCCGAGCCCGCCAGCGGGCCCGCCCTGTCCGTCATGAGCTTCGGCTTCCGCCACGGGGTGCCGCCCCAGGCGGACCTGGTGCTCGACGTGCGCTTCCTGCCCAACCCCTACTTCGTCCCCGAGCTCAAGGGGCTCACCGGCAAGGATCCGCGCGTGGCCGCCTACGTCATGGACCGCGAGGAGACCCAGCAGTTCATGGAGAAGGTGGTGGACCTCTGCCGCTTCCTCTTCCCGCGCTACCAGAAGGAGGGCAAGGCCTACCTCACCGTGGCGCTCGGGTGCACCGGCGGCAAACACCGCTCGGTCGCCATCGCCGAGTCCCTCAGCCAGCGGCTCGCCGGCGATCAGACGCGCGTGCAACTGTGGCACCGCGACGTCGAGAAGGAATGACGCGCCGGGCCACGCCGGACGAGGGGCCCTCGCCCCCTCGTCCGCCAGCCGACAGCCCGAGCGCGCCTCCCGAGTGAAATCTCGGGCGGAGACGGTCATTTGGCCTTACCTTCTTCTCAGGAGCCGATGGGGGAGCAGGTGGGTTGGGGTAGGGCGTCGGCTTGGATATCAGCGGAAACTTTCGTCCGGAGTTGCGCGTCGAACCGTTCAGGCGTAGTCAGGCAACCCCGGGGGGCTGCTTGAGTGAGAGGTGATCATGGTCGGCCTCGTAGTGGCATCACACGGACGTCTGGCGGACGAGCTGGTGACGACTGCTGAGCAGATCGTGGGCAAATTGTCCGCGGTGGCTACCTGCAACATCGAACCGGGCACCTCCCTGGAAGATCTCCGGGCGAAGATGCGCCGGGCGGTGACCGAGGTGGATCAGGGTGACGGCGTCATCGTCATGGCCGATCTCTTCGGCGGCACTCCCTGCAAGGAATCCCTGATGATGTGTTCGGAGCGCTGTCAGGGGCTGCTCGAGGTGCTCGCGGGCGTCAACCTGCCCATGCTGCTCAAGGCCAACTCGCTGCGCTCGGAGCAGATGCCGCTCGCGGAGATGGCCGCGCAGCTCGCCTCCCATGGCCAGCGCAACATCACCTGCGCCTCGGCCCTGTTGAGGGAAGCCCAGCAGCGTCAGCAGCAGCAACAGAGCGCTCAGCGAACTTGACGGGCCCCGCCGGGTGGGCGATTCGAGAGTGCTGTGATCACCCTGGTCCGTGTCGACAATCGCCTCATCCATGGACAGGTCGTCGAGGCCTGGCTACCCCACCTGAAGGTGTCCCGGGTGGTCGTGGCCGACGATGAGGCGTCCGAGAGCCCCCTGGTCCGCGCCGCCATGGCGCTGGCCGTGCCGAGCGCCGTCGAGGTGCTGATCCTCCCGCTCGCCCAGGTGGACTTCCCGGCCCTCTCCCGCGATGCCCTCAAGACGCTCCTGTTGCTCCGGGACGTGGCCGCGGCGCCCTTCTGCCTGACCCACGGGCTCAAGCTCGAGCACCTGAACCTGGGCAACGTGCACTTCGCCACGGGCCGGCGGCAGGTGTCCGCGTCCGTGTTCCTCACCGAGGCGGAGGTGCAGACGCTCACCCGGCTGGGCGAGGGCGGCACGCACGTGGAGGCTCGGGCGGTGCCCTCGGAGAAGCCGGTGGAATTGAGCGAGCTGCGCGAGCGCTGGGCCAGGGCGGGCTAGGGCGTGGGCGTGGGCTGGACCCAGGTGGCGCTCGCCGGCATCTGGGGCGGCCTCGTGGCGGTGGAGCGCAAGGCCTTCCTCCAGGCCATGTTCTCCCGGCCGCTGGTGGCGGCCACCATCATGGGCGGCCTGCTCGACGACGTTCAGGCGGGCCTGTTCGTGGGGCTGCTCCTGGAGCTGTTCCACCTGGGCGGCGCCAACCTGGGAGCCTCCCTGCCGGACCACGACACGCTGTCGGCCACGAGCGTCTCGGCGGCGGCGGCGGGCATGTCCAACGCGTGGTGGCTGTCCCAGGGCGGCGTGGGCGGCCTGCCCTCCTCCGAGCCCTTCTTCTGGTCCACCGCGGTGCTGCTCTTCATCGGCCTGGGCCGGGTGGGGCGCTGGGTGGATCGGCGGCTGGAGCGCTACGCGGCGCGGCTGGCCAAGAAGGCGCTCCTCCTGGCCGAGGCGGGCGAGCTCACGCGCGCCATGCGCCAGAACCTGTGGGGCGTGTGGCCGCACTTCGTCGTCTTCGGCGCCATCACCTCCGCGTGCGCGCTGGTGGGCTGGGGGCTCGGGCCCTGGGTGGCGCGCCTGCCCCTGCCCGTGCTGCGGGGGCTCGACTGGGCCTACCCCGCCATGGCCGCGGTCTGCGCCGCCATCGCCGCGCGCGGCAGCCACGCCAAGCGCGCCTCGTTCTATGCGCTGCTGGGCGCGGGCGCCGTGTGTCTGGCGGTGCTCCTGGTGGTGCTCCTGGCGGTGCTCAAGGAGCGTGCATGACGGCCCCGCCCGTGCTCTCCCGCGGCGTGCTGCTGCGCGTCTTCCTGCGCTCGCTCTTCCTGCAGGCCTCGTGGAATCCCCAGGGCATGCAGAACCTGGGACTGGCCTACGCCATCTACCCGGCCCTGGAGCGGCTCTACCCGGAGAAGAAGGCCCTGGAGGAGGCGGTGCGCCGCCACCTCGTCTTCTTCAACACCCACCCCTACGTGGCGGCGGCCATCGTGGGCGGCGTGCTCCACCACGAGCAGCGCGTGGCGCGCGGCGAGGAGTCCCCGGACAAGGTCGTGGCCTTCAAGGCCGCGCTCATGGGCCCGCTGGCGGCCCTGGGGGATGGCTTCTTCTGGTTGTCACTCAAACCAGCCACCGGCGCGGTGAGCGCGGCGCTGGTGCCCTTGGTGGGCGTGTGGGCGGTGGGCCTCTTCCTCTTGCTCTACAACGGGGTGCACTTCACGCTCCGGGCGCGGCTCTACCTGCTGGGCCTGCTGCTCGGGGACCGGCTGGTGGAGGCGGTGGCGCGCGTCAACCTGCCGGGCCGGGGCGCGAAGCTGCGCATGGTGGGCGCGGCGTGCGCGGGCGGACTCGCGGCCTGGCTGGCCGTCACCTTCGGCCTGCGCGCCGGGGGCTGGTTCACGCCGCTGCTATCCGTGGGCTGTCTGGCCCTCGGGGCGCTATCGTACGTGCTGGTGGCGCGACGGGTGCCCAGCTACGTGGTGTTGTATGTCGCCGCGGTCCTGGCCTGTGGGGCCGGGGCCTTCTTGTAGGACGACTCGGGAGAACGGGACTGGCAATGGCGAGCGTGGCCGAAGGGACATTCGAGATCGTCAACACCCTCGGGCTGCATGCCCGGGCGGCGGCGCAACTGGTGAAGGTGGCCAACCGCTTCAAGAGCGACGTGTCGCTCGAGTGCGAGGGCCAGCGCGCCAACGCCAAGTCCATCATGGGCGTGTTGATGCTGGCGGCGGGCCTGGGCATGCAGGTGACGGTGACCTGCAAGGGCGACGACGCGGACGCCTGCCTCCTGGAGATCAAGAAGCTCATCGCCGACCGCTTCGGCGAGTCGAACTGACAGCCCCCCCACGGCGGACCTCCGCCCCGCACGAAGAAGGACACGTGAGCAGCCAGGCCTCCCCCACGTTGAGTCTCAAGGGCATCGGCGCCTCCCCGGGCGTGGCGGTGGGCCACGCCTACATCCTCGACCGCAAGCGCGTGCGCACGCCCAAGCTGCGTCTGGCCGAGGCGGAGGTCGACCCCGAGCGCCAGCGCATGCGCACGGCGCTGGACCAGTCCGACCTGCAGTTGTCGGACCTCAAGGATCAAATCTCCCGCACGGAAGGGCCCGAGCACGCCCTCATCCTCGAGGCGCACCGGCTCATGCTCCACGATCCCATGTTCGTGGACGAGGTGAACCGGCTCATCGTCGAGGACCGCATCAACGCCGAGTGGGCGGTGCGGCGGGTGGCGCGCAAGCTCAAGCACCTGTTCGACAACATCCCGGACGAGTACTTCCGCGAGCGCCGCTCGGACGTGGAGTACGTGGCGGACCGCGTGGTGCGCAACCTCCTGGGCCAGGTCGTGGACGAGGAGGTGGCGCTGCCCGAGCACGCCGTGGTGGTGGCGCACGACCTGTCCCCCGCGGACGCGGCCATGCTCGTGCGCGGCGGCCAGGTGGCCGGCTTCGTCACGGACCTGGGCGGCCACACGAGCCACACGGCCATCGTGGCGCGCGCCCGCTCCACCCCGGCGGTGCTCGGCGCGGGGCGCGCCAGCGAGCAGATCTCTCCCGGGGACCTGGTCGCCCTGGACGGCACGCGCGGCATCATCCTGGTGAACCCCTCCGAGGAGCAGCTCGCGCTGTTCCAGGAGACCATGCGCCGGCACCAGGAGAGCGAGACCCGGGCGCTCGCGGCCAAGGACTTGCCGGCCCAGAGCACCGACGGCTACCGCATCCGCCTGGTGGGCAACATCGAGTTCCCCGAGGAGCTGCCCTCGCTCCTGGCCCACGGCGCCGAGGGCATCGGCCTGTACCGCACCGAGTTCATGTTCCTCGACCGCAAGACGCCGCCGGGCGAGGACGAGCAGTACCGCGCCTACCGGCAGGTGCTCGAGGCCATGGACGGGCGGCCGGTGACCATCCGCACGCTGGACCTGGGCGGGGACAAGGTGCCGGGCAAGGGCCGCCACGAGAAGGAGCCCAACCCGGCCATGGGCCTTCGCGCCATCCGCTACTGCCTGGCCAACCGGGAGCTGTTCCGGGTGCAGCTGCGAGCCCTCTTGCGCGCGAGCGTGCACGGGCACCTGCGCGTCATGTTCCCGCTCATCAGCGGCATGAGCGAGCTGCGCGAGGCGCGCACCGAGCTGGAGGCGTGCCGCACGGAGCTGGGCCGCGCGGGCGTGCCGCTCGGCAAGCGCGTGCCGGTGGGCATCATGGTGGAGACGCCCAGCGCGGCGCTCATCGCGGACCGGCTCGCCCAGGAGGCCGACTTCTTCTCCATCGGGACGAACGATCTCATCCAGTACTCGCTCGCCATCGACCGGCAGAACCGCGAGGTCGCCTACCTCTACAAGCCCCTGCACCTGTCGGTGCTGCGCTCCTTGCGCAACATCGTCACGGCCGCCAAGGAGGCGCACATCCCCGTGTCCATGTGCGGGGAGATGGCGGGCGATCCCATCTACTCCCTGGTGCTGCTGGCGCTCGGCTTCGACGAGCTGTCCATGACGGCCGGTCAGATTCCCACGGTGAAGAACGTGCTGCGCCACTCCAGCCGCGAGGAGGCCCAGAAGCTGCTCACCCAGGCCATGGGGTTGACCACCGCCGAGGAGATCGAGCGCTTCATCCGCACCGAGATGGACAAGCGCTTCGCCTCGGAAGGCTGAGACGAGGGCCGAAGCGGGGGCGGGGGCCGAGCCGGGCCCCCGCCGCTCAGGCGTTCTCCAGCACCACGCCCTCGATGATGTCCGCCACGTCCTGGCACTTGTCCGTGGCGGTCTCGAGCAGGTCGTAGATCTCCTTCCATTTGATGACGGTGAGGGGATCCACCCCGCTCTTGTAGAGCGCGCCGAGCCCCGCGCGCAGCGTCTCGTCCGCCAGCGCCTCCAGGCGGCGGATCTCCTTGCAGCCGGCGAGGATCTGCTCGGGCCGCTTGAGGCTGCGCAGCGTGCCCACGCCCTCGCGCACCTTCTCCGCGCACAGCACGAGCAGCCGCGCCAGCTCGGCCGCCTCGGGCAGGATGGACGGAATCTCGTAGAACTGCAGCCGCGCCGCCGCCGCGTGGGTGAAGTCCAGCACGTCGTCGATGCGCGAGAGCAGGTGGTGGATCTGCGTGCGATCGAACGGGGTGATGACCTGCTGGTGCAGCCGCTGGAAGGCCTGGTGGGTGACGGTGTCGCCGCGGCGCTCCAAGTCCTTGAGCGCCTGGACCCGGGACTCCACGTCCCGGTAGTCCTGGAGCAGGGCGTGCAAGAGGCGCGTGCCCTCCACGGTGACGGCGCACTGGGCGTCGAAGTCGTCGAAGAACGCATCCGCCCTGGGCATCAGTTTCTCGAGCATCCAACCTCCCTGCGACCGCGTCCGCCGCATGTCACCCCGCGTGCGTTGCGGGGTTGTTACATGTTTGTGACGAAAAATATCTAATCGTCTCGGGGCCTGGACGGCGGCGGGGGCGCGTCCTCCTCGGTGAGCTTCAGGCGCAGCCGCAGCCGCTGGACGAGGGGCTCCAGCCCCCGCAACCCCACCAGGGTGAACAGGGCGAGCAGCACCGTGAGCACGGCGGCCAGGATGAACCCGAGCCCCGTGGCGAGCCCCACCGAGGCGGTGAGCCACAGGTTGGCCGCGGTGGTCAGCCCCCGGATGCGGCTGTCCTGCCGGAGGATGGCGCCACCCCCGAGGAAGCTGATGCCCACGACGATCTGACTGGCGATGCGGCCGATGTCGGCGCGGATCTCCTCGGACTCCCCCCCGGCGAGTGGCACGGCGATGAAGATGCTGCACAGGGTGAAGAGGCAGGCCCCCAGACACACGAGCATGTGGGTGCGCAGGCCCGCCTGTTGTCCCCGGATCTCCCGCTCGAAGCCGAGGACGAACCCCAGCCCGAACGCGACCAGCAGCCGCCCCACGATCATGCTGTCGTCGATGGGCGGCATGTGGCTACTCCCCCAGTTCGATCTTGTCCTCGACGTCCTTGTCGTTGAGCTGGGGGCGGGGCAGGGTGTCGAGCGTGGCGCTCAAGAGCCGGAAGGTGGGGGCCACGTAGGGGGCGACCTCGGCGCCCAGCTCCCCGGTGTACTGCTCGGTGAGCTCCGTGTAGCGCTTGTCCTCGGAGGCCCAGCTGCCCGCGGCCTCGGCGCTCCACACCTCCTGGCCGTCCGAGCAGCGCAACAGCTGCGCCTTCACCGCCGCCTCCATGCCCTTGCCCTGGGGCTTCATGTCCGGCGACAGCCAGAGGATGCCCTCGGC includes:
- the rapZ gene encoding RNase adapter RapZ, with the protein product MSNTPAKHIVVITGMSGSGKSTAIRALEDVGFFCIDNLPVLLLPKLTELAGGGQFEHLAIVVDAREGIFLHEAPRILDDVRRVGHHVEVLFLDASDDSLIRRFSETRRRHPLAPQGTVAEGLHAERLRLKDLRELADQVIDSSVLNVHDLKRMVQGRFNPEPASGPALSVMSFGFRHGVPPQADLVLDVRFLPNPYFVPELKGLTGKDPRVAAYVMDREETQQFMEKVVDLCRFLFPRYQKEGKAYLTVALGCTGGKHRSVAIAESLSQRLAGDQTRVQLWHRDVEKE
- a CDS encoding MXAN_6521/LA_1396 family lipoprotein; this translates as MKRLVLVLGLALLSGCATVKRSQLRPDYESVDKTRVKRLVVVTQPLPDGKQAVGELWSLVARRYVNQNRDFIAKANLALVGNPADTSFRGLCTDDAEGILWLSPDMKPQGKGMEAAVKAQLLRCSDGQEVWSAEAAGSWASEDKRYTELTEQYTGELGAEVAPYVAPTFRLLSATLDTLPRPQLNDKDVEDKIELGE
- a CDS encoding PTS system mannose/fructose/sorbose family transporter subunit IID produces the protein MTAPPVLSRGVLLRVFLRSLFLQASWNPQGMQNLGLAYAIYPALERLYPEKKALEEAVRRHLVFFNTHPYVAAAIVGGVLHHEQRVARGEESPDKVVAFKAALMGPLAALGDGFFWLSLKPATGAVSAALVPLVGVWAVGLFLLLYNGVHFTLRARLYLLGLLLGDRLVEAVARVNLPGRGAKLRMVGAACAGGLAAWLAVTFGLRAGGWFTPLLSVGCLALGALSYVLVARRVPSYVVLYVAAVLACGAGAFL
- a CDS encoding HPr family phosphocarrier protein is translated as MASVAEGTFEIVNTLGLHARAAAQLVKVANRFKSDVSLECEGQRANAKSIMGVLMLAAGLGMQVTVTCKGDDADACLLEIKKLIADRFGESN
- the hprK gene encoding HPr(Ser) kinase/phosphatase; the encoded protein is MNSIRVSQLLEDREFDLQLTLVAGERGRQRRINSSRIQKPGLALTGFTEHLHPHRVQVFGNTEVSYLLTLPLERQHEVLDSLFEEELACIVVTKGIEPPPALSEACEKAGLTLMRTPLLSSAFIQQVQAFLDESLTESSSLHGVLIDVFGVGILLLGKSGIGKSEIALDLVMRGHRLVADDIVDVTRRRQGVYGTGNAVIRHHMEIRGLGIINVKDLFGVSAVRERKLIELVIELHEWDPNQEYDRLGVEDRFMNIVGVDVPLSVVPVRPGRNMTTIIEVAARNQLLKQQGHHSAREFAERLNRAIAEGATRRSKREEVE
- a CDS encoding DUF47 domain-containing protein, translated to MLEKLMPRADAFFDDFDAQCAVTVEGTRLLHALLQDYRDVESRVQALKDLERRGDTVTHQAFQRLHQQVITPFDRTQIHHLLSRIDDVLDFTHAAAARLQFYEIPSILPEAAELARLLVLCAEKVREGVGTLRSLKRPEQILAGCKEIRRLEALADETLRAGLGALYKSGVDPLTVIKWKEIYDLLETATDKCQDVADIIEGVVLENA
- a CDS encoding MgtC/SapB family protein, whose translation is MPPIDDSMIVGRLLVAFGLGFVLGFEREIRGQQAGLRTHMLVCLGACLFTLCSIFIAVPLAGGESEEIRADIGRIASQIVVGISFLGGGAILRQDSRIRGLTTAANLWLTASVGLATGLGFILAAVLTVLLALFTLVGLRGLEPLVQRLRLRLKLTEEDAPPPPSRPRDD
- the ptsP gene encoding phosphoenolpyruvate--protein phosphotransferase, yielding MSSQASPTLSLKGIGASPGVAVGHAYILDRKRVRTPKLRLAEAEVDPERQRMRTALDQSDLQLSDLKDQISRTEGPEHALILEAHRLMLHDPMFVDEVNRLIVEDRINAEWAVRRVARKLKHLFDNIPDEYFRERRSDVEYVADRVVRNLLGQVVDEEVALPEHAVVVAHDLSPADAAMLVRGGQVAGFVTDLGGHTSHTAIVARARSTPAVLGAGRASEQISPGDLVALDGTRGIILVNPSEEQLALFQETMRRHQESETRALAAKDLPAQSTDGYRIRLVGNIEFPEELPSLLAHGAEGIGLYRTEFMFLDRKTPPGEDEQYRAYRQVLEAMDGRPVTIRTLDLGGDKVPGKGRHEKEPNPAMGLRAIRYCLANRELFRVQLRALLRASVHGHLRVMFPLISGMSELREARTELEACRTELGRAGVPLGKRVPVGIMVETPSAALIADRLAQEADFFSIGTNDLIQYSLAIDRQNREVAYLYKPLHLSVLRSLRNIVTAAKEAHIPVSMCGEMAGDPIYSLVLLALGFDELSMTAGQIPTVKNVLRHSSREEAQKLLTQAMGLTTAEEIERFIRTEMDKRFASEG
- a CDS encoding PTS sugar transporter subunit IIA; amino-acid sequence: MVGLVVASHGRLADELVTTAEQIVGKLSAVATCNIEPGTSLEDLRAKMRRAVTEVDQGDGVIVMADLFGGTPCKESLMMCSERCQGLLEVLAGVNLPMLLKANSLRSEQMPLAEMAAQLASHGQRNITCASALLREAQQRQQQQQSAQRT
- a CDS encoding PTS sugar transporter subunit IIB — encoded protein: MITLVRVDNRLIHGQVVEAWLPHLKVSRVVVADDEASESPLVRAAMALAVPSAVEVLILPLAQVDFPALSRDALKTLLLLRDVAAAPFCLTHGLKLEHLNLGNVHFATGRRQVSASVFLTEAEVQTLTRLGEGGTHVEARAVPSEKPVELSELRERWARAG
- a CDS encoding PTS sugar transporter subunit IIC, translating into MGVGWTQVALAGIWGGLVAVERKAFLQAMFSRPLVAATIMGGLLDDVQAGLFVGLLLELFHLGGANLGASLPDHDTLSATSVSAAAAGMSNAWWLSQGGVGGLPSSEPFFWSTAVLLFIGLGRVGRWVDRRLERYAARLAKKALLLAEAGELTRAMRQNLWGVWPHFVVFGAITSACALVGWGLGPWVARLPLPVLRGLDWAYPAMAAVCAAIAARGSHAKRASFYALLGAGAVCLAVLLVVLLAVLKERA